The Spirochaetae bacterium HGW-Spirochaetae-1 genome includes a region encoding these proteins:
- a CDS encoding phospholipase — MRISSWIKGRNYRKRARCRKRKRFDYGPAHNKPGDTAMMKRFFTICFVLSLFLSLSSAETRSWWSVYFTTPGRTAVGRLNPEEALVRLIAEARSSFCGAFYDIDSEKISRALIDAARRGVDVRLVTERDNADTKEVARLRKNGIHPVTDNRRGFMHNKFAVIDGNTVWTGSYNITDNGSRKNNNNAICIASSELADIFLKEFSEMHDSGIFGNRKEFMAFPFFQKKYYVKIDDSHINAYFSPEDDIERIIIKRIEKAEASIHFMAFSFTSEGIGEAMIKKFKEGVPVYGLFEKRDTRSKYSEYTKMKLEGLPVKTDRNRYAMHHKVIVIDGCRVITGSYNFSRNASRRNDENVVMIDNRKIADSYLKEFYLLYR, encoded by the coding sequence ATGAGAATATCATCATGGATAAAAGGCAGGAACTACAGGAAAAGGGCTCGGTGCAGGAAAAGAAAAAGGTTTGATTACGGACCTGCCCATAATAAACCCGGTGATACAGCTATGATGAAGCGTTTTTTTACCATATGTTTTGTCCTCTCCCTGTTTTTATCCCTCTCATCCGCTGAAACACGGAGCTGGTGGTCCGTTTATTTTACCACACCGGGAAGAACCGCAGTAGGTCGGCTCAATCCCGAGGAGGCCCTGGTTCGTCTGATAGCGGAGGCCCGGAGTTCCTTTTGCGGAGCCTTTTACGATATCGATTCGGAAAAGATATCCCGGGCGTTGATCGATGCCGCACGCAGGGGAGTGGATGTACGCCTGGTAACAGAAAGAGACAACGCAGATACGAAAGAGGTGGCGCGTCTGCGGAAGAACGGCATCCACCCCGTTACGGATAACCGCAGGGGGTTCATGCATAACAAGTTCGCCGTGATTGACGGAAATACCGTCTGGACCGGCTCGTACAATATAACGGACAACGGATCCCGGAAGAATAACAACAATGCCATCTGCATCGCATCATCGGAGCTTGCCGATATTTTTCTGAAGGAATTCAGTGAAATGCATGATTCGGGAATTTTCGGCAACCGCAAGGAATTTATGGCCTTCCCCTTTTTCCAGAAAAAATACTATGTAAAGATCGATGACTCTCATATTAATGCCTACTTCTCACCTGAGGATGATATTGAACGAATCATTATAAAAAGAATAGAGAAGGCAGAAGCGAGCATTCATTTCATGGCCTTTTCCTTCACCAGTGAAGGCATTGGCGAGGCCATGATTAAAAAATTTAAAGAGGGTGTTCCCGTTTACGGGCTGTTTGAAAAGAGAGATACACGCTCAAAGTATTCAGAGTATACCAAGATGAAACTCGAGGGCCTGCCCGTAAAAACCGACCGAAACAGGTATGCCATGCATCACAAGGTCATTGTAATTGACGGCTGCCGGGTTATAACCGGCTCCTATAATTTCTCGCGGAACGCCAGCAGGCGGAATGACGAGAATGTTGTCATGATCGATAACCGGAAGATCGCGGACAGCTATCTGAAGGAATTCTATCTGCTCTATCGATGA
- the tsaD gene encoding tRNA (adenosine(37)-N6)-threonylcarbamoyltransferase complex transferase subunit TsaD, with translation MHGDVIGLGLESSCDETAAAIVINGSRVLANHIFSQIDLHKEYFGVVPEIASRSHLEVINGLIESALDDAGISFNDLSYVAATSRPGLVGSLLIGLQSAKAIAFAMKIPLIAVNHLEAHLYAPFLEGNGLTFPYIGLLISGGNTALYRVTGIGAMEIIGKTVDDAVGEAFDKVAKHLGLEYPGGPVIEKLAVKAVRREVLFPKILTDPGDMRFSYSGIKTAVVNYIRENPGAEKAEIVYSFQERALEVLVRRVFAAARKYRINDIVVAGGVAANGRLRQLLDEGKKGREKIIIASPKLCTDNAAMVAGLAFHYFSRGEHNDLTVDVNARAW, from the coding sequence ATGCACGGTGACGTCATAGGGCTGGGACTTGAGAGTTCCTGCGATGAAACGGCGGCGGCCATTGTAATAAACGGGAGCCGGGTTCTGGCCAATCATATATTCAGTCAGATCGACCTCCATAAAGAATATTTCGGCGTTGTGCCCGAAATCGCTTCCCGCTCGCACCTTGAGGTGATCAATGGTCTCATAGAAAGCGCACTGGATGACGCAGGTATCTCCTTTAATGATCTGTCCTATGTGGCGGCGACCAGCAGGCCGGGGCTTGTCGGCTCTCTGCTCATCGGCCTGCAGTCGGCCAAGGCTATTGCCTTTGCCATGAAAATTCCCCTCATCGCGGTGAATCACCTGGAGGCCCATCTCTATGCTCCCTTTCTTGAAGGGAATGGACTCACCTTCCCCTACATAGGACTGCTGATTTCCGGGGGAAACACAGCCCTGTATCGGGTCACGGGGATCGGAGCTATGGAGATTATCGGAAAAACCGTTGATGACGCCGTGGGTGAGGCCTTTGACAAGGTGGCCAAGCATCTCGGACTGGAATATCCGGGAGGTCCGGTCATAGAAAAGCTTGCGGTAAAGGCGGTACGGCGCGAGGTTCTTTTTCCTAAGATTCTCACCGATCCCGGCGATATGCGTTTTTCCTACAGCGGGATTAAGACCGCCGTGGTCAATTATATCAGGGAAAATCCGGGAGCGGAAAAGGCCGAGATAGTCTATAGTTTTCAGGAAAGGGCTCTGGAGGTTCTGGTCCGCCGGGTCTTTGCTGCGGCCCGGAAATACAGGATTAATGATATCGTTGTGGCCGGGGGCGTGGCGGCAAATGGCAGGCTCAGGCAGCTCCTGGACGAGGGAAAAAAGGGCAGGGAGAAAATAATCATCGCCTCACCGAAACTCTGTACCGATAATGCTGCCATGGTTGCCGGTCTTGCGTTTCACTATTTCAGCCGCGGGGAACACAATGACCTTACGGTTGACGTGAACGCGCGAGCCTGGTGA
- a CDS encoding peptidase S41 produces MLKKIKERNIHFLTLAFLVGLFIGINVSFLASAEEPAHRYLDYFHRVYQILRTEYVEDVDNKELFFGAIRGMIGALGDPFSRFLDEKGYEELKEMTTGKFVGVGIEITVRDNEIVVISPIDDSPAMRSGIKAGDVIKKVDSTPIKGKKLSEIVKMIKGLPRTKVQLSIEREGFDELLDIDIERAPIKIQSVEYAMIENTSIGYIKIKNFGSETSQDVTDALKNLEAKKAEKLIIDLRYNPGGLLTAAVSISDLFLEKGKVVVSTRGRKGSENERIFKSENNPVSVEDIVVLVNKGSASASEIFAGAMRDNKRGKLVGEKTFGKGSVQKSYNLDDNIGVAITIAKYYTPSGELIHNKGINPDFEVKSEELDKDDKKGINQVTKLKLMEKFIPVKMEYNAETKKQFELFLKKHDVVLSEKTAHLMLKNKIYELKKRPLYDLEFDNQLVRAMEVITGKVQ; encoded by the coding sequence ATGTTAAAAAAAATTAAAGAGCGAAATATTCACTTCCTGACCCTGGCATTTCTTGTCGGGTTGTTCATTGGAATAAATGTTTCTTTTCTCGCGTCGGCGGAAGAACCGGCTCATCGGTATCTGGATTACTTTCATCGGGTTTACCAGATATTGAGAACCGAATATGTAGAGGATGTGGATAACAAGGAGCTTTTTTTCGGCGCCATACGGGGCATGATAGGCGCCCTTGGTGATCCCTTTTCCCGCTTTCTTGACGAGAAGGGATATGAAGAACTGAAGGAAATGACAACGGGAAAATTTGTTGGTGTGGGCATCGAAATAACGGTCAGGGACAATGAAATCGTGGTGATTTCACCCATTGATGATTCTCCCGCCATGCGTTCTGGTATCAAGGCCGGTGATGTTATCAAAAAAGTTGACAGCACGCCCATCAAGGGCAAAAAGCTTTCCGAAATTGTGAAGATGATAAAAGGGCTTCCCAGGACAAAGGTGCAGCTTTCCATCGAGAGGGAAGGATTTGATGAACTTCTGGATATTGATATTGAGCGCGCCCCGATTAAAATACAGAGCGTTGAATATGCGATGATTGAAAATACTTCCATCGGATATATTAAGATAAAAAATTTCGGATCTGAAACGTCGCAGGATGTCACCGATGCCCTTAAAAACCTTGAAGCTAAAAAGGCTGAAAAACTGATCATCGATTTGCGCTACAATCCAGGAGGGCTGCTCACCGCGGCTGTGAGCATTTCCGATCTTTTCCTCGAAAAAGGGAAAGTTGTTGTTTCCACCCGGGGCAGAAAGGGCAGTGAAAATGAACGGATTTTCAAGTCGGAAAATAATCCTGTTTCAGTCGAAGATATAGTGGTGCTTGTCAACAAGGGGAGCGCTTCAGCATCGGAAATTTTTGCCGGGGCCATGCGCGACAATAAGAGAGGAAAGCTTGTGGGTGAGAAGACCTTCGGCAAAGGATCGGTCCAGAAATCATATAACCTGGACGACAATATCGGCGTGGCCATAACCATCGCAAAATATTACACTCCCTCGGGAGAATTGATACACAACAAGGGCATCAATCCTGACTTTGAGGTGAAATCCGAGGAACTGGACAAGGATGACAAGAAGGGCATTAACCAGGTAACGAAACTCAAGCTTATGGAAAAATTTATTCCGGTAAAGATGGAATACAATGCCGAAACGAAAAAGCAGTTTGAACTTTTTCTGAAGAAGCATGATGTGGTCCTGTCGGAGAAAACGGCCCACCTCATGCTGAAGAACAAGATTTATGAGTTAAAAAAACGACCGCTCTACGACCTGGAATTCGACAATCAGCTCGTCAGGGCCATGGAAGTAATAACCGGAAAGGTACAGTAA